CGCCCCCTcgcccccccccctccccaattgAGACCCCTCAGGGATGCTACTGCAGGCCCCCCCCCacccaggggggttttggggggggNNNNNNNNNNNNNNNNNNNNNNNNNNNNNNNNNNNNNNNNNNNNNNNNNNNNNNNNNNNNNNNNNNNNNNNNNNNNNNNNNNNNNNNNNNNNNNNNNNNNCCCCAGCTCTGGAAGCCCCCCCAATTCCCTGGCCCCCCCatcctgagcccccagccccatgtaCCCCCACCCCTTGCAGCCCCCCAGATCTGTGcagcccccccaaatccctgtcccccccatcccctgcagccccccagctctGGAAGACCCCTTAAatccctgtccccccatcctgagcccctccagccccatgCACCCCAACCCCTTGCAGCCCCCCCAGAtctctgcagccccccagctctGGAAGACCCCTTAAatccctgtccccccatcctgagcccctccagccccaatgtACCCCCACCCCTTGACCCCTTGTAGCCCCCCCAGCTCTGGAAGCCCCCCCCAATTCCCTGTCCCCCCATCctgagcccctccagccccaatgtACCCCCACCCCTTGCAGCCCCCCCAGATCTGTGCAGCCCCCCAGCTCTGGAagtccccccaaatccctgtccccccattctgagcccctccagccccaaacacctccactccccacagcccccctaGATTTGTGCAGCCCCCCAGCTCTGGAagtccccccaaatccctgtcccccccagctctccccatcatcctgagccccccagccccatgcaCCCCAACCCCTTGCAGCCCCCCAGATCTGTGAaaccccccccagccccatggagccccttcccctgcagcccccccaaCCCTCCCACCCTCCCGACCCCCACCccagcctcagtgtccccccaaACCTTTGCACTTGTTGGTTGTTTTATCCAGGATGGCTTTGGTGGAGACAATCTTCCCATAGCTGGGGAGGGGGATAAAGGGGGTGTCAGGATTCTGtgggacccccagcccccccatgAAGGGTTctggggatgggggggacaCAGCGGGACCCCCGCCCCACTCACGGCTGGCAGAGCTTGACCAGGTCCTGGTCGGTGGTGCCGGGGTGCAGCCCCCGGATGTAGAGGTTGGTCTTGCTGAGCTGGTCTGGGGTCCCCgcggccgggctggggctgggggggcccaggggctgggccgggggcACATAGGGCTGctggggggggaaatgggggatcagctctgctgtagacccccaaaatcctcccctcGCCCTGAGATACCCCAAATGGGGTTCAGCCCATCccggggggctcagcctggaccTCATTGTCTCACCCCTGGAGAGAAGGATCCCTGGATCCCATCATTTCCCCCCGACCCCATAATTTGCCCCCAACCCTATTATCACCCTCCTGGAGAGAAGGACCCCTGGACCCCTCCCCTGGATCCCATTATCTCCCCCCTGAACCCCATTATCTTACCCTTGTCCCCACAATTTCCCCCCGACCTCATtatctcccccagccccattaTCTCCCCCTGGACCTTATCATTTCCCCCtgacccccaaattcccataaTTTCCCCCCAACCCCATTATCTCCCCCCAACCCCATTATCTTACCCTtgtccccaaaatttccccctgATCTCATTATCTCACCCAGCCCCATTATCTCCCCCTGGACCTTATAATTTCCCCCTCTTATAAttttgaccccaaaatcctccctggAGAGAAGGACCCCTGGACCCCATCATCTCCCCCCAACCCCATTATCTTCCCTTTTGAGAGGACTCCTGGACCCCATAacttccccccaaaccccattatCTCCCCCCTGGACCCCCTattttccccccagccccatcatTTCCCCCCAACCCCCTGGATCTCACCATTTTCCCCTGACCCCATTATCTCTCCCTGGGCCCCATAACTTCCCCCCAAGCCCATTGTCTCCCCCTGCACCCCATTATCTCCCgcaggacccccaaaccccgaCCCTCTCCCCCATCCCCTCACTCAGGGGG
The Zonotrichia leucophrys gambelii isolate GWCS_2022_RI chromosome 29, RI_Zleu_2.0, whole genome shotgun sequence DNA segment above includes these coding regions:
- the RBMS2 gene encoding RNA-binding motif, single-stranded-interacting protein 2, whose amino-acid sequence is MLLSVPPRSGLPAFAYNKGGKKQPYVPPAQPLGPPSPSPAAGTPDQLSKTNLYIRGLHPGTTDQDLVKLCQPYGKIVSTKAILDKTTNKCKGLGGH